A window from Argopecten irradians isolate NY chromosome 3, Ai_NY, whole genome shotgun sequence encodes these proteins:
- the LOC138317161 gene encoding ATP-dependent DNA helicase RecQ-like — protein MASPFQFSSVLERFAIPVLQEFQKKSFEALLEGRDVYLSVKTGGGKSLCYQAFQQLWTEKNDGDSNCAVLVISPLVSIMKEQSDFLESRGFRATYIGKDSSEDNDISQSCHRNGMSSWAQPLISINIFPPSLKSSHFEKVMLIGFYS, from the coding sequence ATGGCGTCGCCCTTTCAGTTTTCGAGTGTATTGGAACGATTTGCCATTCCGGTACTACaagaatttcaaaagaaaagttTTGAGGCTTTATTGGAAGGAAGAGATGTTTATCTGTCGGTGAAGACAGGTGGGGGTAAGAGTCTGTGCTATCAGGCCTTTCAACAATTATGGACAGAAAAGAATGACGGAGATTCAAATTGTGCAGTGTTGGTTATTTCACCACTTGTTTCAATAATGAAAGAACAGAGCGACTTTTTAGAATCTCGAGGCTTTCGGGCCACTTACATTGGGAAGGACTCGTCGGAAGATAATGACATTTCACAAAGTTGCCACAGAAACGGCATGTCTTCATGGGCGCAGCCATTGATATCCATAAATATTTTCCCTCCAAGCCTGAAGAGTTCTCATTTTGAAAAAGTTATGTTGATTGGTTTCTATTcatag